From a region of the Candidatus Limnocylindrales bacterium genome:
- the thiE gene encoding thiamine phosphate synthase: MNPSLQKMDLHVLTDKRLAKGRSHLDVVREAIEGGAPVIQLRDKEANSRQLIDIGQQLRRLTREKGVVLIINDRVDIALAVEADGVHVGPEDMPVHLARKILGPHAIIGASAGTLEEALRAEEEGASYLGVGSIFATSTKSDAGAPIGTRLLAEIKAHVKIPVVAIGGINYGNVEEVLRAGADGVAVVSAVVGAEDIKEATRSLLAKIRGIKGLKAIKIPSPEASGKGPGTYAPG; the protein is encoded by the coding sequence ATGAACCCGAGTTTACAGAAGATGGATTTACATGTGTTAACTGATAAGAGATTAGCCAAAGGCCGCTCGCATCTGGATGTGGTTCGGGAAGCCATAGAAGGAGGGGCTCCGGTCATTCAGCTTCGGGATAAGGAAGCTAATTCTCGTCAATTGATCGATATCGGCCAACAACTTCGACGCTTAACCCGGGAAAAGGGCGTTGTTCTGATTATCAACGATCGGGTTGATATTGCCCTGGCCGTAGAGGCCGATGGCGTTCATGTAGGTCCGGAAGATATGCCGGTTCATCTGGCCAGAAAAATCCTTGGCCCCCATGCCATTATCGGTGCTTCGGCAGGAACCCTGGAAGAAGCCCTCCGGGCTGAAGAAGAAGGAGCCAGTTATCTGGGGGTAGGATCTATCTTTGCCACCTCTACAAAAAGTGATGCAGGAGCTCCCATAGGCACGCGTCTTTTAGCCGAAATTAAAGCCCATGTTAAAATTCCTGTGGTGGCCATCGGGGGAATTAATTATGGAAATGTGGAAGAAGTGCTGCGAGCCGGTGCAGATGGGGTGGCGGTGGTTTCTGCCGTCGTCGGTGCGGAGGATATTAAAGAAGCAACCCGGAGCTTGCTGGCTAAGATCCGTGGAATCAAAGGGCTCAAAGCAATCAAAATCCCCTCTCCCGAAGCTTCAGGAAAGGGACCGGGGACATACGCGCCGGGTTAA
- the thiS gene encoding sulfur carrier protein ThiS produces the protein MKVIINGEEREVPSDITILQLLQYLQVDKRVVAVEHNLQIVPKSAYEHQTLKEGDKLELVQFVGGG, from the coding sequence ATGAAAGTGATTATTAACGGAGAGGAACGAGAAGTTCCATCCGATATCACGATTCTCCAACTGCTCCAATATCTTCAGGTGGATAAACGCGTCGTTGCCGTCGAACATAATTTGCAAATTGTACCTAAAAGCGCCTACGAACACCAGACCCTTAAGGAAGGAGATAAATTGGAGCTGGTTCAATTTGTCGGGGGAGGATAA
- the thiE gene encoding thiamine phosphate synthase yields MKIPELSLYLITDRHQTLGRNLLTVLEEAIRGGVRAIQLREKDLSARELYTLAQEVRKLTEMAGVKLFINDRVDVALAIEADGVHLGQQSLPPHVVRRLIGNKLLGVSTHNLQEALQAQDSGVDFITFGPLFFTPSKAPYGKPVGLEALKEVRKFISVPILGLGGIKKDSVREVLLAGADGISVISAILCASDVYQAAKELTEVVLSQRREIAKS; encoded by the coding sequence ATGAAGATCCCTGAGCTATCTCTATACTTAATCACAGACCGGCATCAGACCCTGGGGAGGAATCTACTTACTGTATTGGAGGAGGCTATTCGGGGAGGGGTTCGAGCTATTCAGTTGAGGGAAAAGGATCTGTCTGCCAGGGAGTTATATACTCTGGCCCAGGAGGTTCGAAAATTAACCGAGATGGCCGGTGTAAAGCTCTTTATTAATGATCGAGTGGATGTGGCCCTGGCCATAGAGGCCGATGGAGTTCATCTGGGGCAGCAAAGTCTGCCTCCCCATGTGGTTCGGCGTTTGATAGGAAACAAACTGCTGGGCGTTTCGACCCATAATCTTCAAGAAGCTCTACAGGCTCAAGACTCAGGTGTCGATTTTATTACTTTTGGCCCTCTTTTCTTTACTCCCTCCAAGGCTCCCTATGGAAAACCTGTGGGTCTCGAGGCCTTAAAAGAGGTGCGAAAGTTTATTTCTGTTCCTATTCTCGGATTGGGAGGAATTAAGAAAGACTCTGTCCGAGAAGTTCTGCTGGCCGGAGCCGATGGGATTAGTGTTATCTCTGCCATACTCTGTGCATCGGATGTCTACCAGGCGGCTAAAGAATTAACCGAGGTTGTTTTATCGCAACGGCGCGAAATTGCAAAATCCTAG
- the thiL gene encoding thiamine-phosphate kinase encodes MLITELGEFGLIQRIKQIIGNKGPGEVIGIGDDTAVLNVSGDQLLLATCDVQIEGRHFLKEKITPYQLGKRVAAINLSDIAAMGGSPRYALISLALPIHTTVEFVEELYKGMKESFGRFGACIVGGNLARSSKEIFIDVTLLGTVVPERVLLRSGAKPGDIVLVTGTLGKAAAGLQILLGNVEPGNINVEPLIEAYLTPEPQIRAGQVLAGLQCITAMIDISDGLAGDIQRICEVSRVSVEIWMDKVPISDIVRRLAEENHKDPLDWALYGGEDYQLLFTAPEEKVERIVSTLHKEISIEVTSIGKIQVPGKGNKLIGRDGTVLPLEAKSWDHFA; translated from the coding sequence ATGCTCATTACCGAACTTGGAGAATTTGGTTTAATCCAACGAATTAAACAGATCATTGGAAATAAAGGACCTGGAGAAGTTATCGGAATTGGAGACGATACGGCAGTTCTCAACGTCTCAGGAGATCAACTTCTGCTGGCGACCTGTGATGTGCAAATTGAAGGAAGACACTTCTTGAAGGAGAAAATTACTCCTTATCAGTTGGGGAAACGGGTAGCCGCCATCAACTTAAGCGATATTGCTGCCATGGGGGGGAGTCCCCGCTATGCCCTTATTTCTCTGGCTTTGCCCATCCATACAACGGTGGAATTTGTTGAGGAACTTTATAAGGGCATGAAGGAATCCTTCGGTCGTTTTGGCGCCTGTATCGTAGGAGGGAATCTAGCCCGGTCTTCGAAAGAAATCTTTATCGATGTAACCCTGTTAGGGACGGTAGTTCCTGAACGGGTTCTTTTGCGATCGGGGGCAAAACCCGGGGATATAGTTTTGGTTACAGGAACTCTAGGGAAAGCCGCAGCCGGGCTTCAAATCCTTCTGGGAAATGTTGAACCCGGAAATATAAACGTGGAACCTTTGATAGAAGCTTATTTGACTCCTGAGCCCCAAATCCGGGCCGGTCAAGTCCTGGCAGGCCTTCAATGCATTACCGCTATGATCGATATAAGTGATGGCCTGGCCGGAGATATTCAGCGAATCTGTGAAGTCAGTCGGGTAAGCGTTGAGATCTGGATGGATAAAGTTCCTATCTCCGATATCGTGAGGAGGTTAGCTGAAGAAAATCACAAAGATCCTCTGGATTGGGCTTTATACGGAGGAGAAGATTATCAGCTTTTATTCACAGCACCTGAAGAGAAAGTGGAAAGGATCGTCTCCACCCTGCATAAAGAGATTTCCATAGAAGTAACCTCGATCGGAAAGATCCAGGTGCCCGGGAAAGGTAACAAATTAATCGGCAGGGATGGGACCGTCTTGCCGTTAGAAGCTAAAAGCTGGGATCATTTTGCTTAA
- a CDS encoding ABC transporter permease, whose protein sequence is MRKFLISYLAPGTLFALLLVSWEAYVKIFKIPPYILPSPTRILKVMGESSDMLLQHTWITLGEIMAGFFLAFVIGLALAIAIVYSRVLEKVLYPLIIASQTIPVFAIAPLLIIWFGYGLIPKVVMAAIIAFFPLVVNTVDGLRSVDVELLNLMQTLKATSWQLFRKIRFPAALPFIFSGIRVAIAVSVIGAVFGEWVGSDVGLGFLMKRSNAQLRTDLLFAAIVVLSILGVGLFALVTVLERICLPWRVKHKEGRTVSLEPWR, encoded by the coding sequence GTGAGAAAGTTTTTGATTTCTTATCTGGCTCCAGGGACCCTCTTCGCTTTACTGCTGGTAAGTTGGGAGGCTTACGTAAAAATCTTTAAAATCCCTCCCTATATTCTCCCCTCCCCCACCAGAATTCTCAAAGTGATGGGGGAATCTTCAGATATGTTGTTACAGCATACCTGGATTACGCTAGGGGAAATAATGGCAGGTTTTTTCCTGGCTTTTGTAATCGGTCTCGCCCTTGCCATTGCCATTGTCTATTCCCGGGTTCTGGAGAAAGTTCTCTATCCCCTCATCATTGCCTCTCAAACCATCCCCGTTTTTGCCATAGCCCCCCTGCTGATCATCTGGTTTGGGTACGGGCTGATACCCAAGGTGGTTATGGCCGCTATTATTGCGTTTTTTCCCTTAGTCGTGAATACGGTGGATGGATTAAGATCGGTAGATGTGGAGTTACTTAATCTGATGCAAACTTTGAAAGCGACTTCCTGGCAGTTATTCCGTAAGATTCGATTTCCTGCTGCCCTCCCTTTTATTTTCTCAGGGATACGGGTAGCCATAGCCGTAAGCGTCATTGGAGCCGTTTTTGGAGAATGGGTGGGATCGGATGTCGGTCTGGGATTTCTCATGAAGAGATCCAATGCCCAGCTCCGTACCGACCTTCTCTTTGCAGCTATCGTAGTTCTTTCTATTTTAGGTGTGGGACTTTTTGCTTTGGTTACAGTTCTGGAAAGAATCTGCTTACCCTGGCGGGTAAAACATAAGGAGGGGAGGACGGTAAGCCTGGAACCGTGGAGATAA
- a CDS encoding thiazole synthase, with protein MGVCFPIFPYFPTPTPPHPHTIYFYMLENDHLIIAGKAYRSRLIVGTGKYPSFEIMREALEKSGAEIVTVAVRRVNLFDKSQPSLLDYIDLKKYTLLPNTAGCYTAEEAIRTARLAREAGFSNLIKLEVIGDQKTLFPDNIGLLKATETLAKEGFVVLPYTNDDPVMAKKLEDAGAAAVMPLGAPIGSGLGIRNPYNIKIILEMVSVPVIVDAGVGTASDAAIAMELGVDGVLMNTGIAEAKDPVKMAEAMNYAVRAGRLAYLAGRIPKKLYATASSPLEGMLE; from the coding sequence ATGGGAGTATGTTTTCCTATATTCCCCTACTTCCCTACTCCCACACCTCCACACCCCCATACCATCTATTTTTATATGTTAGAAAACGATCATCTGATTATTGCAGGTAAAGCTTATAGATCCCGTCTCATTGTTGGAACGGGAAAGTATCCCTCTTTTGAGATTATGAGGGAAGCCCTTGAAAAGTCCGGCGCAGAAATTGTGACGGTGGCCGTAAGGCGGGTTAATCTGTTCGATAAATCTCAACCTTCTCTGCTGGATTATATTGATTTGAAAAAGTACACCCTGTTGCCGAATACGGCCGGTTGCTATACGGCGGAAGAAGCCATTCGTACCGCTCGACTTGCCAGAGAGGCCGGCTTTTCCAATCTCATTAAATTGGAGGTTATTGGAGACCAAAAAACCTTATTTCCCGATAATATAGGTCTTCTGAAGGCAACGGAAACCCTGGCTAAAGAAGGTTTTGTGGTTCTCCCTTACACCAACGATGATCCGGTCATGGCTAAGAAACTTGAGGATGCCGGTGCTGCGGCTGTAATGCCCCTTGGAGCGCCGATCGGGTCCGGATTGGGAATTCGTAATCCTTATAATATCAAAATTATCCTGGAAATGGTCTCTGTACCTGTCATTGTAGATGCCGGAGTAGGAACTGCTTCAGATGCAGCTATTGCCATGGAGTTAGGTGTGGACGGAGTACTCATGAATACAGGGATCGCAGAGGCCAAGGATCCAGTTAAAATGGCAGAAGCCATGAATTACGCAGTTCGGGCGGGCCGTCTGGCTTATCTGGCCGGTAGAATCCCCAAGAAATTGTATGCTACCGCCAGCAGCCCTCTGGAAGGGATGCTAGAATAA